The following are from one region of the Juglans regia cultivar Chandler chromosome 10, Walnut 2.0, whole genome shotgun sequence genome:
- the LOC108984854 gene encoding photosystem II reaction center W protein, chloroplastic-like, translating into MATITSVTPTSSVTRTDLVYKPLAGVQSSPVLALPAMAKMGGRVRCSMEGKPRIMQESGSKMGMGASMMAAACAAAMSSPAAMALVDERLSTEGTGLPFGLSNNLLGWILLGVFGLIWSFYTIYTSTLEEDEDSGLSL; encoded by the exons ATGGCAACCATCACTTCTGTTACTCCCACTTCCTCAGTAACCCGCACGGATCTCGTATACAAGCCATTGGCAGGGGTTCAATCCTCACCTGTTCTTG CGTTGCCAGCAATGGCGAAGATGGGCGGGAGAGTGAGATGTTCCATGGAGGGGAAGCCTAGAATAATGCAGGAAAGTGGATCAAAGATGGGGATGGGTGCGTCAATGATGGCGGCAGCCTGCGCAGCAGCCATGTCAAGCCCTGCGGCCATGGCTCTGGTGGACGAGAGACTGAGCACTGAGGGGACAGGTCTTCCCTTTGGTCTGAGCAACAACCTTCTAGGCTGGATCCTGCTTGGTGTGTTTGGTCTCATCTGGTCTTTCTATACCATTTACACATCTACTCTTGAAGAGGATGAGGATTCGGGATTATCCCTCTAA
- the LOC108984851 gene encoding glutathione reductase, chloroplastic-like, whose product MATSLRVVVSAPNLTNTFSSPILHALYRKFPFSISLSSSHSLFDPKTLTSLSLQHRRSLSPYHSRRRGFAVACGDSENGAEPIRHYDFDLFTIGAGSAGVRASRFAANFGASVAICELPFSTISSETTGGVGGTCVLRGCVPKKLLVYASKYSHEFEESHGFGWKYEAEPKHDWSTLIANKNAELQRLTGIYKNTLKSAGVTLIEGRGKIVDPHTVDVDGKLYSARHILVSVGGRPFIPEIPGSEYAIDSDAALDLPSKPTKIAIIGGGYIAVEFAGIFNGLTSEVHIFIRQKKVLRGFDEEIRDFVGEQMSLRGIEFHTEESPQAINKSSDGSLSLKTNKGTVEGFSHVMFATGRRPNTKDLGLETVGVKMSKNGAIEVDEYSRTSVPSIWAAGDVTDRLNLTPVALMEGMALANTLFQNEPTKPDHRTVPSAVFSQPPIGLVGLTEEQAIQEYGDVDIFTANFKPLKATLSGLPDRIFMKLIVCAKTSKVLGLHLCGEDSPEIVQGFAVALKAGLTKVDFDATVGIHPTAAEELVTMRTPTRKIRKTPEGKTDLDAKAAAGV is encoded by the exons ATGGCCACCTCTCTCAGAGTCGTCGTCTCCGCTCCAAATCTCACAAACACCTTCTCTTCCCCAATCCTCCACGCACTTTATAGAAAGTTCCCATTCTCGATCTCCCTCTCTTCTTCCCACTCTCTCTTTGATCCCAAAACCTTaacttctctttctctccaacACCGCCGCTCCCTCTCTCCCTACCACTCCCGCCGCCGAGGCTTCGCGGTGGCTTGCGGAGATTCTGAGAATGGAGCCGAGCCTATTCGTCACTACGACTTCGACCTCTTCACCATCGGCGCCGGCAGCGCTGGCGTCCGGGCCTCTCGCTTCGCCGCTAATTTCGGGGCCTCCGTCGCTATCTGTGAGCTCCCTTTCTCCACCATTTCCTCCGAAACCACCGGAGGTGTCGGCGGAAC ATGCGTGCTTCGTGGATGTGTGCCAAAGAAACTTCTAGTGTATGCATCTAAATATTCTCATGAATTTGAAGAGAGTCATGGTTTTGGATGGAAATACGAGGCCGAACCCAAGCATGACTGGAGCACCTTGATTGCTAATAAGAATGCCGAGTTGCAGCGACTAACTGGTATCTATAAGAACACTCTTAAAAGTGCTGGTGTTACATTAATTGAAGGTCGTGGAAAG ATTGTGGACCCGCACACAGTTGATGTGGATGGGAAGCTATATTCAGCAAGACACATACTAGTTTCAGTAGGTGGTCGCCCCTTCATCCCTGAAATTCCTGGAAGTGAATATGCAATAGATTCGGATGCTGCCCTTGATTTGCCCTCAAAGCCTACAAAAATAGCAATAATTGGTGGCGGGTATATTGCCGTGGAGTTTGCTGGCATCTTCAATGGCTTAACATCTGAGGTCCACATATTTATACGGCAGAAAAAAGTTTTAAGGGGTTTTGATGAAGAG ATCAGAGATTTTGTTGGAGAACAAATGTCTCTAAGAGGAATCGAGTTCCACACAGAGGAGTCACCCCAAGCTATCAATAAATCTTCTGATGGGTCGTTATCTTTGAAGACGAACAAAGGAACAGTTGAAGGTTTTTCGCATGTTATGTTTGCAACCGGACGTAGGCCTAATACAAag GACTTAGGATTGGAGACAGTTGGGGTGAAAATGTCCAAGAATGGAGCAATAGAG GTTGATGAATACTCACGGACATCAGTTCCTTCCATTTGGGCAGCTGGAGATGTTACAGATAGATTGAATCTCACACCAGTTGCTTTAATGGAGGGAATGGCACTAGCAAACACTCTGTTTCAGAATGAGCCAACAAAACCTGATCATAG aACTGTGCCTTCTGCTGTGTTTTCCCAGCCACCGATTGGACTAGTTGGCCTTACTGAAGAACAG gcaATACAAGAATATGGTGACGTTGATATATTTACAGCAAATTTCAAGCCCTTAAAGGCTACTCTCTCAGGGCTGCCAGACAGGATCTTCATGAAACTTATAGTCTGTGCAAAAACAAGCAAAGTTCTGGGGTTGCACTTGTGTGGAGAAGATTCACCAGAAATTGTGCAG GGATTTGCCGTTGCTTTGAAAGCTGGCTTGACCAAGGTAGACTTCGATGCCACGGTGGGTATTCACCCAACAGCAGCTGAGGAGCTTGTAACAATGAGAACTCCTACTAGGAAGATTCGGAAGACACCTGAG GGAAAGACAGATCTTGATGCCAAAGCTGCAGCAGGTGTTTAG
- the LOC108984849 gene encoding uncharacterized mitochondrial protein AtMg00810-like, translated as MQEEIQALQDNHTWDLIICPFDVKHIGFKWVYSVKFRPDGSLEKYKARLVVLGNRQECGIDYEETFESVAEMTAVRTILALAASQGWSLQQMDIQFDSFLFLRKTSAGIILLLVYVDDIVITGSNTKLIKQLQQHLKASFHMKDLGPLQYFLGLEVQLTPTGTLLHQHKYTQDVISLGGLQSGNSVFTPLVVNLKLRQEERELLSDPSLYWQLVWSLNYLTITHPDISFIVQQVSPFIQVARHLHLAVVHRIIRYLKGTSTQELFFPKRSSLQLVVHSDADWARCTDTRRSVTSWCMFLGNALISWKSKKQDRVSKSSTESEYRAMSSTCSEITWLLGLLGELGFPQLHPTPLHADNTSTIHIAANHVFYERTKHIEVDYHSIRESFDKHEITFPIISTKLQTADIFTKALSRHWHQFLVDKLIVLDPPISI; from the exons ATGCAAGAGGAAATCCAAGCTCTTCAAGACAATCACACTTGGGACCTCATAATTTGTCCCTTTGATGTCAAACATATTGGTTTTAAATGGGTGTACTCAGTCAAGTTTCGACCTGATGGCTCACTGGAGAAATATAAGGCCCGTCTCGTGGTTCTTGGGAATCGACAGGAGTGtggtattgattatgaagaaacattTGAATCTGTTGCCGAAATGACTGCTGTGCGGACTATCTTGGCACTTGCTGCGTCGCAAGGGTGGTCTCTCCagcagatggat ATTCAGTttgattcatttctttttcttcgcaAGACTTCTGCAGGAATCATATTACTTCTTGTATATGTCGATGACATTGTGATTACTGGCTCCAATACTAagttaattaagcaattacaacAGCATCTTAAGGCCtcctttcacatgaaagatcttggtccccTGCAGTACTTTCTTGGCCTTGAGGTACAGCTTACTCCAACTGGTACATTGTTACACCAGCACAAATACACGCAGGACGTTATTTCATTGGGTGGTCTCCAATCGGGTAACTCTGTTTTTACACCATTGGTGGTAAATCTTAAGCTTCGTCAGGAAGAAAGGGAGCTTCTATCAGATCCATCATTGTATTGGCAGCTTGTTTGGAGTTTGAACTACTTGACGATTACTCATCCTGACATTTCTTTTATTGTACAACAAGTTAGTCCATTTATACAGGTTGCCCGACATCTTCATTTAGCTGTTGTCCATCGCATTATCCGATATCTGAAGGGCACCTCTACACAAGAGTTGTTCTTTCCTAAAAGATCTTCCTTACAGTTGGTAGTgcatagtgatgctgattgggccaGATGTACAGATACTCGTCGCTCTGTTACTAGCTGGTGCATGTTCTtaggcaatgcactcatttcttggaagagtaagaagcaagacagagtttcTAAGTCCTCTACAGAGTCTGAGTATCGTGCTATGTCTTCCACATGCTCTGAGATCACATGGCTTCTTGGGTTATTGGGTGAACTTGGTTTTCCTCAATTACATCCCACTcctcttcatgctgataatacCAGTACTATTCATATCGCCGCTAATCATGTCTTCTATGAGCGTACGAAACATATCGAAGTCGATTATCATTCTATACGTGAATCCTTTGACAAACATGAGATTACTTTCCCTATAATTTCCACTAAACTTCAAACTGCAGACATATTTACTAAAGCTCTTTCTCGGCACTGGCATCAGTTCTTGGTTGATAAATTGATAGTTCTTGATCCACCAatatcaatttga
- the LOC108984852 gene encoding phospholipase A1-Igamma2, chloroplastic-like: MLAISLSSTVLIPVAFRTIIMNSTKNPLQSITHFPVLPFVGQKSHHGVSNFATKKPKQFKVLPKTSDYASLSTIPTELEKKRSIQQVEQDEEEHEITIQLSAAERQLADFWREIHGQNDWVDLLNPMDRRLRSELIRYGEMAQACYDAFDYNLFSKYCGTCKYMPSEFFDSLGMSQLGYDVSRYLFSTSNTNLPNFFRNSASPKVWSKHANWIGYVAISNDETSRRLGRRDITIAWRGTVTRLEWIQDIKDFLVPISSKIPCPDPTVKVQTGFLDLYTDKEEDCKYCRLSAREQILSEVRRLLDMYADEEVSITITGHSLGAALAILSAYDIVGRSLKDLAADRPAVPVCVFSFAGPRVGNVMFRERLESTLGLKVLRVVNAHDVVPKVPGFFFNERSPPMMMKYTKWLPWSYSHVGVELALDHRNSPFLKQAVHDDPIRAHNLEAHLHLLDGYHGKNHKFELASGRDIALVNKASDFLEDEFLVPPNWWQEENKGMVRNKDGHWVQPERRVHDLYCHGTLDDDHVQYLDLAGFG; encoded by the exons ATGTTAGCCATTTCTCTCTCTAGTACTGTCCTAATTCCGGTGGCCTTCAGAACCATTATCATGAATAGTACCAAGAACCCCCTCCAATCTATAACTCATTTTCCAGTACTACCATTTGTAGGACAAAAATCCCATCATGGAGTTTCGAACTTTgccacaaaaaaaccaaaacaattcaAGGTACTCCCCAAAACTAGCGACTACGCATCCTTATCAACCATTCCCACCGAGCTCGAGAAAAAGAGATCAATACAGCAAGTagaacaagatgaagaagaacaTGAAATAACCATCCAATTATCGGCAGCTGAGCGCCAACTAGCTGATTTCTGGCGTGAAATCCACGGCCAAAACGACTGGGTTGACCTACTCAATCCCATGGACCGGCGTCTTCGATCGGAGCTGATCCGGTATGGCGAAATGGCACAAGCATGTTACGACGCCTTCGATTATAACCTCTTTTCCAAGTACTGCGGCACCTGTAAGTACATGCCAAGTGAATTCTTCGACTCCCTAGGAATGTCACAGCTCGGCTACGATGTCTCTCGCTACCTGTTTTCGACCTCAAACACCAATCTACCAAATTTTTTCAGGAATTCAGCTTCGCCTAAAGTGTGGAGCAAGCACGCTAATTGGATCGGATACGTCGCCATTTCAAACGACGAAACCTCCCGGCGCTTAGGCCGCCGTGACATAACTATTGCATGGAGAGGCACAGTGACACGGCTGGAGTGGATACAGGATATCAAGGATTTCCTCGTGCCAATTTCTTCGAAAATCCCATGCCCGGATCCAACTGTGAAAGTCCAAACAGGGTTTTTAGACCTCTATACAGACAAGGAAGAGGACTGCAAGTATTGCAGGCTTTCAGCGAGAGAGCAGATACTTTCCGAGGTCAGAAGGTTACTCGATATGTACGCAGACGAAGAAGTAAGCATTACCATCACGGGGCATAGTCTCGGGGCTGCGTTGGCCATTCTAAGCGCGTACGATATAGTTGGAAGGAGCTTGAAAGATTTAGCCGCGGATAGGCCGGCCGTGCCGGTGTGCGTGTTCTCGTTTGCGGGTCCGAGAGTAGGGAATGTGATGTTCAGGGAGAGGCTGGAGTCGACGTTGGGTTTGAAGGTGTTGAGGGTGGTGAATGCTCACGACGTGGTGCCGAAGGTGCCGGGGTTTTTTTTCAACGAGCGATCGCCGCCGATGATGATGAAGTATACAAAGTGGTTGCCGTGGAGTTACTCGCACGTTGGGGTTGAGCTTGCATTGGATCACAGGAACTCGCCGTTCTTAAAGCAGGCAGTTCATGATGATCCGATTCGTGCACATAATCTGGAGGCTCACCTGCATTTGCTTGATGG ATACCATGGAAAAAACCATAAATTTGAGCTAGCAAGTGGAAGAGATATTGCATTGGTGAACAAAGCCTCTGATTTCCTGGAAGATGAATTTTTGGTCCCACCTAACTGGTGGCAGGAAGAAAATAAGGGAATGGTGAGGAACAAGGATGGGCACTGGGTGCAGCCCGAACGCCGAGTACATGATCTCTATTGTCACGGAACTCTGGATGATGATCATGTGCAATATTTAGACCTGGCCGGCTTCGGATGA